In the Methanococcoides methylutens genome, one interval contains:
- a CDS encoding cell division protein SepF has protein sequence MANFMDKLFGSGSKGATDADEYTELDLGKFEQEMADEPAETYIRVAELTNLNELPGLKKEVYDGNILMIDISNIKADKLMLDRALKDLKDVVIDVHGDIAGIKDDQVLVTPTGVKIDRSKIVGGRY, from the coding sequence ATGGCAAATTTCATGGACAAATTATTTGGAAGCGGATCAAAGGGTGCAACAGATGCTGACGAATATACCGAGCTTGATCTCGGCAAGTTCGAACAGGAAATGGCAGATGAACCTGCAGAAACCTACATTAGAGTGGCAGAACTTACGAACCTGAATGAGCTTCCAGGTCTTAAGAAAGAGGTCTATGATGGCAATATCCTCATGATCGATATCTCCAATATCAAAGCTGACAAGCTCATGCTTGACAGGGCACTCAAGGACCTGAAGGATGTAGTCATCGATGTGCATGGTGATATTGCAGGTATCAAGGATGATCAGGTACTTGTCACACCAACAGGCGTAAAGATAGACAGGTCAAAGATAGTTGGTGGAAGGTATTGA
- a CDS encoding ZPR1 zinc finger domain-containing protein, whose amino-acid sequence MNTENNSGGESRNSFETRTSCPLCHEELVIKWNNDEIPYFGEVMYISTTCSNCSFRFTDTMILTQKEPVRFEMMVEGLEDLNARVIRSTSGTIRIPDLGIDVEPGSVSESYVTNIEGILERVRAVVVTATEWVKDEPEAHERGLELQKMLEEAIQGELPLKVIIEDPLGNSAIISEKATSRTLSSEEAANLHSGMVIFDVDSSELEVDSSDKIQPIGNEYK is encoded by the coding sequence TTGAACACAGAGAACAATTCCGGGGGGGAATCCCGGAATTCTTTTGAAACACGAACATCATGTCCTCTTTGCCATGAGGAGCTTGTTATTAAGTGGAATAACGATGAGATTCCCTATTTCGGGGAAGTAATGTATATTTCGACTACTTGTTCTAACTGCAGCTTCAGGTTCACTGACACTATGATCCTGACCCAAAAAGAACCAGTGCGTTTCGAAATGATGGTAGAGGGCCTGGAAGATCTTAATGCAAGGGTAATTCGTTCCACTTCAGGTACTATCCGCATTCCTGATCTGGGAATTGACGTTGAGCCGGGTTCAGTTTCAGAGTCCTATGTGACAAATATTGAAGGTATCCTGGAAAGGGTCAGAGCTGTTGTCGTGACCGCCACTGAGTGGGTAAAGGATGAACCTGAAGCACATGAACGTGGCTTAGAGCTACAGAAGATGCTCGAAGAAGCTATTCAGGGCGAACTTCCATTAAAGGTAATTATCGAAGATCCTCTTGGGAACAGTGCTATCATTTCTGAAAAAGCTACATCTCGCACTCTTTCTAGTGAAGAGGCAGCTAATCTCCATAGCGGCATGGTGATCTTTGATGTCGATTCTTCCGAGCTGGAAGTCGATTCTTCTGACAAGATCCAGCCTATTGGAAATGAATATAAATGA
- the proS gene encoding proline--tRNA ligase, with protein sequence MAEQEKEAALPPKENFSEWYNDLLQVAEIMDVRYPVKGSYVWYPFGFSIRRNVYGIIRELLDKDHQETMFPLLIPENEFMKEAEHIKGFEDEVYWVLNGGTTPLDVKLALRPTSETAIYPMYRLWVRSHADLPLKLYQIVNTFRYETKHTRPLIRLREITSFKEAHTVHATWDDAAAQVDEAIRIYSEFYRRLAVPVLPSKRPNWDKFPGADYTIAVDALMSDGKTLQVGTAHHLGDNFAKTFDIKYEDAAGEQVYAHQTCYGVSERCIAALISIHGDDKGLIMPPEVAPVQAVIIPILFKKPEAVLAACNDVKETLEAAGVRVTIDDSDKRPGSKYYKWEMKGVPLRIEIGPKDLEKEAAMLVRRDTGEKEQVPLSSIANEVIERFAVIQFSLLENAKENLKARIFDCNTIEEIKEKVSEGIAHVPWCGEEKCGLELDEEVGAGILGIPTDQDEEGNYKCPMCGKDTSIRVYVAKTY encoded by the coding sequence ATGGCCGAACAAGAAAAAGAAGCAGCGCTTCCTCCAAAAGAGAACTTCAGTGAATGGTATAACGACCTGCTCCAGGTAGCAGAGATCATGGATGTACGTTATCCTGTGAAGGGCTCATACGTATGGTATCCTTTTGGTTTTTCCATTCGCAGGAACGTGTATGGAATAATTCGTGAACTTCTCGACAAGGACCATCAGGAAACGATGTTCCCTCTTTTGATACCTGAAAATGAGTTCATGAAGGAAGCTGAGCACATTAAGGGTTTCGAGGATGAGGTTTACTGGGTATTGAACGGAGGCACAACTCCTCTGGATGTGAAGCTTGCACTTCGTCCTACCAGTGAGACCGCAATTTACCCTATGTACCGTCTCTGGGTTCGCTCACATGCTGATCTTCCATTAAAATTGTATCAGATCGTCAACACTTTCAGATATGAAACAAAGCATACCCGTCCACTTATACGCCTTCGTGAGATCACATCTTTCAAGGAAGCACATACGGTACATGCTACATGGGACGATGCTGCGGCACAGGTGGATGAGGCCATAAGGATCTACTCTGAGTTCTACAGGAGGCTCGCAGTTCCTGTTCTGCCTTCAAAGAGACCTAACTGGGATAAGTTCCCGGGTGCTGATTATACGATCGCAGTGGATGCACTGATGTCTGATGGCAAGACATTGCAGGTTGGAACCGCTCATCATCTGGGTGACAATTTTGCAAAGACCTTCGATATCAAATATGAGGATGCTGCTGGGGAACAGGTCTATGCTCACCAGACCTGCTATGGTGTTTCTGAACGTTGCATTGCTGCTCTGATCTCCATCCATGGTGATGACAAGGGGCTTATCATGCCGCCTGAGGTTGCACCTGTCCAGGCAGTGATTATTCCTATCCTGTTCAAGAAACCTGAAGCTGTTCTGGCTGCATGTAATGATGTAAAGGAAACCCTTGAAGCTGCAGGTGTCCGTGTTACTATCGATGATAGTGACAAGCGTCCTGGCTCCAAGTACTATAAATGGGAAATGAAAGGTGTTCCTTTAAGGATCGAGATCGGTCCTAAGGACCTTGAGAAGGAAGCTGCCATGCTTGTAAGGCGTGATACTGGTGAGAAAGAACAGGTACCTCTTTCATCTATTGCTAATGAAGTGATCGAGAGGTTCGCTGTCATCCAGTTCTCTCTCCTGGAGAATGCAAAAGAGAACCTTAAAGCACGTATATTCGATTGTAATACTATAGAAGAGATAAAAGAGAAGGTCTCTGAAGGTATTGCACATGTCCCTTGGTGTGGCGAGGAGAAATGCGGACTTGAACTGGATGAAGAGGTTGGTGCAGGTATACTTGGAATTCCTACAGATCAGGATGAAGAAGGGAACTATAAGTGTCCTATGTGTGGCAAAGATACCAGTATAAGGGTTTACGTTGCAAAGACCTACTAA
- the cobT gene encoding nicotinate mononucleotide-dependent phosphoribosyltransferase CobT, which yields MESLIANDKKPEKPLFICVLANTETAYIEKISAAGKTAKLTDYTPTGDAELVETGGIISTPVIPMTPPYNTPTPGLITRASLQLSNVPHLFVNSGLKIAPKVPFEDLKAKPGEDIRKEIAVHDVEVIIERAREVGEKVRDDHDMFVIGESTPAGTTTAMGVLNALGYDGHVSSSSCENPVDLKQKVVCEAMAVSGITKGCLKSDPLRAVSCLGDPMMPATAGLVEGLKGKRVILAGGTQMAAVYAFMKHMGTDLSNVSIVTTSYVADDESANFTEIIGALGADMHAVDPGFGRSSHKGLRQYELGYVKEGVGAGGALYLAGLLGVSVDSIREEIENICVELADLINAE from the coding sequence ATGGAATCTCTGATAGCTAATGATAAGAAACCTGAAAAGCCACTTTTCATTTGTGTGCTGGCAAATACTGAAACTGCCTACATTGAAAAGATATCTGCAGCAGGAAAGACTGCCAAACTGACGGACTATACTCCGACAGGGGATGCAGAACTTGTGGAGACCGGTGGCATCATCAGTACTCCGGTGATCCCAATGACCCCTCCGTACAATACTCCGACTCCGGGTCTTATCACACGTGCATCTTTACAGCTTTCAAATGTTCCTCATCTATTCGTTAATTCCGGTTTAAAGATCGCTCCTAAGGTTCCATTTGAGGACCTTAAGGCAAAGCCTGGTGAGGATATCCGTAAGGAGATCGCGGTTCATGATGTTGAGGTTATTATTGAGCGTGCACGTGAGGTGGGTGAGAAAGTACGTGATGATCATGATATGTTCGTGATCGGAGAAAGTACTCCTGCCGGAACCACTACTGCAATGGGCGTACTCAATGCACTTGGGTATGACGGTCATGTGAGCAGCAGTTCTTGCGAGAACCCTGTTGACTTAAAGCAGAAAGTTGTCTGTGAGGCAATGGCTGTATCCGGTATTACAAAAGGATGCCTGAAGTCAGACCCTCTACGGGCGGTTTCCTGTCTTGGCGATCCTATGATGCCTGCAACTGCAGGTCTTGTGGAGGGTCTTAAAGGCAAGCGTGTCATCCTTGCAGGTGGTACTCAGATGGCAGCCGTTTATGCTTTCATGAAACACATGGGTACTGACCTCAGCAACGTTTCCATTGTTACAACCAGTTATGTTGCAGACGATGAAAGCGCTAATTTCACAGAGATCATTGGAGCACTTGGTGCAGATATGCATGCTGTTGATCCCGGATTCGGTCGTTCTTCCCACAAGGGCCTGAGGCAGTATGAGCTTGGGTATGTCAAGGAAGGGGTCGGTGCAGGTGGTGCACTTTACCTTGCAGGCCTTCTGGGTGTATCTGTGGACAGCATTCGTGAAGAGATCGAGAACATTTGTGTCGAGCTTGCTGATCTCATAAATGCAGAATAA
- a CDS encoding 50S ribosomal protein L15e: protein MSKSFYGYVRDAWKNPGDSYVRDLRWERLQVWRKEGSVTRIERPTRIDRARALGYKAKQGIVVARVKVRRGSMRKSRYIRGRRTQHTGKNKITVGKSIQRISEERASRKFPNMEVLNSYWVGEDGKQKWYEVILVDPSHPVIKSDKNLNWICDKAHSGRAFRGKTSAGRKGRGMRSRGTGTEKTRPSIRSNINSSRK, encoded by the coding sequence TTGTCAAAATCATTTTATGGATATGTAAGAGACGCATGGAAGAACCCCGGAGATTCATATGTTCGTGATCTCAGGTGGGAAAGACTTCAGGTATGGAGAAAGGAAGGCTCAGTTACAAGGATCGAGCGCCCAACCCGTATCGACCGTGCACGAGCACTTGGTTACAAGGCAAAGCAGGGTATCGTAGTAGCTCGTGTAAAGGTACGAAGGGGTAGCATGAGAAAGTCACGCTACATCCGTGGTAGGCGTACTCAGCACACAGGTAAGAACAAGATAACTGTCGGCAAGAGCATCCAGAGGATCTCTGAAGAGCGTGCAAGCAGGAAATTCCCTAACATGGAAGTACTTAACTCTTACTGGGTTGGCGAAGACGGTAAACAGAAATGGTACGAAGTTATCCTTGTTGACCCAAGCCACCCTGTTATCAAAAGCGACAAGAATCTCAACTGGATCTGTGACAAGGCTCACAGCGGAAGGGCATTCCGTGGAAAGACCAGTGCAGGTCGCAAAGGCAGAGGTATGAGGAGCCGAGGTACTGGTACCGAGAAGACCAGGCCAAGCATCAGATCAAACATCAACAGCAGCAGAAAGTGA
- a CDS encoding RNA-binding protein: MIHYISVRVTAHATEDESRVRNALDLFLLNSFDKGKCTDTGKYVEVLNVEGYHGNPISLLSATIKRKPDTRAFATFVRSNMSPEDVELLRSEMPDRLDEDQMFHLRFDKQAAYDGKVKLSSSSDAIIVKLKIETYPKDRQQAGNIVEELFG, from the coding sequence GTGATTCACTATATCTCTGTGCGTGTAACCGCACATGCTACTGAGGATGAGTCCAGAGTAAGAAATGCTCTGGACCTATTTTTATTAAATTCATTTGACAAAGGCAAATGTACTGATACTGGGAAGTATGTTGAGGTACTTAATGTCGAAGGTTATCATGGTAACCCCATTTCCCTTTTGAGCGCTACCATCAAACGAAAACCCGATACACGTGCTTTTGCAACATTTGTTCGTAGTAACATGTCTCCTGAGGACGTGGAACTGCTTAGAAGTGAAATGCCTGACAGGCTGGATGAAGACCAGATGTTCCACTTAAGGTTCGATAAGCAGGCGGCATATGATGGCAAGGTAAAACTTTCCTCTTCTTCTGATGCTATTATTGTGAAGTTGAAGATCGAAACATACCCAAAGGACCGCCAGCAGGCTGGAAATATCGTGGAGGAATTATTTGGCTGA
- the rnp3 gene encoding ribonuclease P protein component 3, translated as MADPVFYDLCVHCAPDGKSTQEEMVAMAKHLGFGGIALTNHSNSDSLPKGSSDKGFDILRGVELVSSNPSKLHGLVGKYRKKVEILAVHGGDDGINRAAVENPNVDILLHPGTPKGCGLNHVLAKSASDNNVAIAFDMASLIMLRGGRRVHTLSHFREVLSLARKYDVPFLLTNNASLSYGMRAPREMMALATLFGMERDETLMALSDTPAEIIRRVRRGNNFICEGVEILEDDLSCMEGEDK; from the coding sequence TTGGCTGATCCTGTGTTCTATGATCTTTGTGTTCATTGCGCACCAGATGGCAAAAGTACTCAGGAAGAAATGGTTGCAATGGCAAAACATCTGGGTTTTGGTGGCATTGCACTAACTAATCATTCAAATTCTGATTCCCTTCCAAAAGGCAGTTCAGACAAAGGCTTTGATATTTTAAGAGGCGTCGAGCTGGTCTCCTCCAATCCTTCAAAGCTTCATGGGCTTGTGGGAAAATATCGCAAAAAAGTGGAGATACTTGCTGTACATGGCGGCGATGATGGAATAAATCGTGCAGCGGTGGAAAATCCAAATGTGGATATACTTTTACATCCCGGCACTCCAAAGGGCTGTGGATTGAACCATGTGCTTGCAAAGTCTGCAAGTGATAATAATGTCGCAATTGCATTCGATATGGCTTCCCTGATAATGTTACGCGGAGGCCGGCGCGTGCACACTCTTTCCCATTTTAGGGAGGTCCTGTCACTTGCAAGGAAATATGATGTTCCTTTCTTGCTTACGAATAATGCATCATTATCTTATGGTATGCGTGCTCCGCGAGAGATGATGGCTCTGGCAACACTTTTTGGAATGGAGCGCGACGAGACCTTAATGGCTTTGAGCGATACTCCGGCAGAGATCATTAGGCGAGTTCGTCGTGGTAATAACTTCATCTGCGAAGGTGTGGAGATACTTGAAGATGATCTTTCATGTATGGAAGGTGAGGATAAATGA
- a CDS encoding Rpp14/Pop5 family protein — protein sequence MKILPPTQRTNKRYFAFELIGGAGVDRSDLLREIFSCAGSLIGDQGSSECDIRLLDFEDSKGVVRCLRERTDMTRAVLASVSSVNGKPVIVHVLGISGTVHGATKKYLEECTVYSPEEKP from the coding sequence ATGAAGATACTTCCTCCCACACAGCGTACTAATAAAAGGTACTTTGCTTTTGAACTTATAGGTGGGGCTGGTGTGGATCGGAGTGACCTCCTTCGCGAAATATTTTCGTGTGCAGGGTCGCTTATCGGTGATCAGGGGTCAAGTGAATGTGATATAAGGTTACTTGATTTTGAGGATTCCAAAGGCGTTGTACGTTGCCTCAGGGAAAGGACTGATATGACACGTGCAGTTCTTGCTTCTGTGAGTTCAGTCAATGGTAAACCAGTTATTGTTCATGTTCTGGGTATATCGGGTACTGTTCATGGGGCAACAAAAAAGTATTTAGAAGAATGCACGGTATATAGTCCTGAAGAAAAACCATGA
- the psmA gene encoding archaeal proteasome endopeptidase complex subunit alpha has translation MQMAPQMGYDRAITVFSPDGRLFQVEYAREAVKRGTTAAGIKAKDGVVLLVDKRITSRLIEAESIEKIFQIDEHIGVATSGLVADARALVDRARVEAQVNMVTYDEPIGVEVLSKKICDHKQTYTQYGGVRPYGTALLIAGVDDNKPRLFESDPSGALLEYKATAIGAGRNTFMETFEEKHRDDMTMDEVVMLGMEALYRATDMKLDASTLEVGMVTLEDHQFRKCPEEEVASFVERILEEHKEDDEKEESEGQQEE, from the coding sequence ATGCAAATGGCACCACAAATGGGTTATGATAGAGCAATTACTGTTTTTAGTCCTGATGGAAGGCTTTTCCAGGTAGAATATGCAAGGGAGGCTGTCAAGAGAGGTACTACGGCAGCTGGCATAAAAGCAAAGGACGGTGTGGTTCTGTTGGTAGATAAGAGGATCACAAGCAGATTGATAGAGGCAGAGTCAATTGAGAAGATCTTCCAGATAGATGAGCACATAGGTGTTGCAACATCAGGCCTTGTTGCAGATGCACGTGCACTTGTAGACCGCGCAAGGGTCGAAGCTCAGGTCAATATGGTCACATATGACGAGCCTATAGGTGTAGAGGTCCTTTCCAAGAAGATCTGCGACCATAAGCAGACCTATACTCAATATGGCGGAGTTCGCCCGTACGGTACCGCTCTTTTGATAGCAGGCGTTGATGACAACAAACCAAGGTTATTCGAAAGTGATCCAAGCGGCGCACTTCTTGAGTACAAGGCAACTGCTATTGGAGCAGGCAGGAATACCTTCATGGAAACCTTCGAGGAAAAACACCGCGATGACATGACCATGGATGAAGTTGTTATGCTTGGAATGGAAGCACTTTACAGAGCAACAGATATGAAACTGGATGCATCCACACTTGAAGTGGGTATGGTAACTCTTGAAGACCACCAGTTCAGAAAATGTCCTGAAGAAGAGGTCGCATCCTTTGTGGAACGCATTCTTGAAGAGCACAAAGAAGACGACGAAAAGGAAGAGTCAGAGGGACAGCAGGAAGAGTAA
- a CDS encoding ribosome assembly factor SBDS, translating to MVSLDESLVARLKKGSVQYEVLVDPDGALEFKKGGKVKIEDILAVEAIFEDAGKGYHASESDLSNAFETTDVFEIAAHIIKHGELQLTKEQRKHILEEKTKQVISTIAQNAINPQTRTPHPPARIEKAMEEAKVHIDPLKSVDEQVTIVMKAIRPIIPIRFEEVEVEVKIPADYAGKSYGDIAKFGTMLKDRWENDGSWVAVVKMPAGLQNDFYGLVNHLTKGDAETKLL from the coding sequence ATGGTATCACTTGATGAATCATTGGTTGCAAGGTTAAAGAAAGGCAGCGTACAGTATGAAGTACTTGTGGATCCTGATGGAGCATTGGAGTTCAAGAAAGGTGGCAAGGTAAAGATCGAGGATATTCTTGCAGTTGAGGCCATCTTTGAGGATGCTGGCAAAGGATACCACGCGTCTGAGTCCGATCTGTCCAATGCATTCGAGACCACTGATGTGTTCGAGATCGCAGCACATATTATAAAGCACGGTGAACTTCAGCTTACTAAAGAGCAGAGAAAACACATTCTTGAAGAAAAGACCAAGCAGGTAATTTCCACTATTGCACAGAATGCGATAAATCCACAGACAAGGACTCCTCATCCACCGGCACGTATCGAGAAGGCTATGGAAGAGGCAAAGGTCCACATTGACCCATTGAAAAGCGTCGATGAACAGGTCACCATTGTGATGAAGGCAATCAGGCCAATTATACCAATTCGCTTTGAAGAAGTGGAGGTAGAGGTCAAGATTCCTGCAGACTATGCTGGTAAATCATATGGGGATATTGCAAAGTTCGGCACTATGCTCAAAGATAGGTGGGAGAATGATGGATCATGGGTTGCTGTGGTCAAGATGCCTGCCGGATTGCAGAATGATTTTTACGGTCTTGTAAACCATCTGACAAAAGGGGACGCTGAAACCAAACTTTTGTAA
- the rrp4 gene encoding exosome complex RNA-binding protein Rrp4, with amino-acid sequence MDRKIVIPGQLLSDKEKTAGPGTYVKDGKVYSLLYGIANVKNKVSVVPFSGKYYPSRKDFIIGTVIDVTPSNWIMETGSPYDGLLHVSEYPKRVDSSEMRGCMSIGDCVIVRVKDVSKSMKVELTMREPGTRVLTKGRIIDVAPAKVPRVIGHSGSMVSILKKESNCDVFVGKNGRIWINGRSGDMDHLADAIEMIERESHISGLTDKVGRFLRNEPEKVAESDADELIEEERSTLPAKEDNVTEETCRKVDALLDDEVDEA; translated from the coding sequence ATGGATCGGAAAATCGTAATCCCCGGACAACTCCTTTCTGATAAGGAGAAAACGGCGGGACCGGGAACATATGTAAAGGACGGCAAGGTCTATTCCTTGCTTTATGGAATTGCAAACGTCAAGAACAAAGTTTCAGTTGTACCTTTTTCAGGAAAGTATTATCCTTCACGCAAGGATTTCATAATCGGTACTGTAATTGATGTAACTCCTTCGAATTGGATAATGGAAACTGGTTCTCCTTATGACGGATTGCTTCATGTTTCCGAATATCCAAAGCGCGTAGATTCCTCAGAAATGAGGGGATGTATGAGCATCGGGGATTGCGTAATTGTTCGTGTAAAAGATGTCAGCAAGTCCATGAAAGTGGAACTTACCATGCGTGAGCCTGGTACGAGAGTGCTGACAAAAGGTCGTATCATCGATGTTGCACCTGCAAAGGTCCCTCGTGTGATCGGTCATAGTGGTTCCATGGTCTCGATCCTTAAGAAGGAGTCGAACTGTGATGTGTTCGTAGGAAAGAACGGCCGTATCTGGATCAACGGAAGATCCGGTGATATGGATCATCTGGCGGATGCTATTGAAATGATCGAACGTGAATCTCATATATCCGGTTTGACGGATAAAGTGGGCAGGTTCCTGAGAAATGAACCGGAAAAGGTTGCGGAGTCGGATGCGGATGAGCTGATAGAGGAAGAAAGGTCAACTCTGCCCGCAAAAGAAGACAACGTTACAGAAGAAACCTGTCGTAAGGTCGATGCCCTTCTTGATGATGAAGTGGATGAGGCATGA